A genomic window from Cytobacillus suaedae includes:
- a CDS encoding DUF1405 domain-containing protein, which yields MKSIIYLLGQRWVLLTLLIINIAGTIYGYIWYESQLAITPSKFLVFVPDSPTASLFFVFVLIAFLLKKNWPLIEALAIVTLFKYGIWAVVMNLLVLAVTGELGIAGYMLVFSHFAMAVQGLLYAPYYRIKPIHLIIAAVWTLHNDVIDYVFFMMPQYRVLNEYIPQIGYFTFWLSITALFLTYFFCIRKNRLQLDLPHNFR from the coding sequence ATGAAATCAATAATCTATTTGTTAGGTCAAAGGTGGGTATTGTTAACCCTTCTTATTATCAATATCGCTGGAACTATTTATGGTTATATTTGGTATGAGAGTCAATTAGCAATTACTCCCTCAAAATTCTTAGTGTTTGTTCCTGATAGTCCAACCGCAAGTTTGTTTTTTGTCTTTGTATTAATTGCCTTTTTATTAAAGAAAAATTGGCCGTTAATAGAAGCTCTCGCCATTGTTACACTGTTTAAATATGGGATTTGGGCTGTTGTTATGAACTTGTTGGTTTTGGCAGTAACGGGCGAATTAGGGATAGCTGGTTATATGTTAGTATTCTCTCATTTTGCGATGGCAGTTCAGGGATTGTTATATGCACCTTACTATCGAATAAAACCAATTCATCTTATAATAGCTGCTGTTTGGACTTTACATAATGATGTAATCGATTATGTGTTTTTTATGATGCCGCAATATAGAGTATTAAACGAATACATACCGCAAATCGGATATTTTACATTTTGGCTTAGTATCACTGCCCTTTTCCTAACTTATTTCTTCTGTATCCGTAAAAACAGATTACAATTAGATTTGCCACATAATTTTAGGTGA
- a CDS encoding c-type cytochrome — MHRGKGMKFVGDSRVPATRKPNIPKDYSEYPGKTEAFWPNFLLKEWMVGAVFLIGFLCLTVAHQPPLERVADPTDTAYIPLPDWYFLFLYQLLKYTYAAGPYTVVGALIMPGLAFGALLLAPFLDRGPERKPSKRPIATGLMLLGVAATIFLTWESVVQHDWEADAKQGKIVEEVAFDAEAEGYKILQANTCLTCHGENLTGNGALAPPLVNLNLTKEEIMNIAVNGTESGKMPAGLYTGTDEELEKLADFLVELGTGAE; from the coding sequence ATGCATCGTGGAAAAGGTATGAAATTTGTTGGGGATTCACGTGTTCCTGCAACTCGTAAGCCTAACATTCCAAAAGATTATTCAGAGTATCCTGGGAAGACAGAAGCGTTCTGGCCTAACTTCTTACTGAAGGAATGGATGGTAGGAGCAGTTTTCTTAATTGGGTTTCTATGTTTAACAGTAGCCCATCAACCTCCATTAGAGCGTGTTGCTGATCCGACTGATACTGCTTATATACCACTTCCTGACTGGTATTTCTTATTCTTATATCAATTACTAAAATACACATATGCTGCTGGTCCTTATACAGTAGTAGGTGCATTAATCATGCCAGGTCTTGCGTTCGGAGCACTTTTACTTGCACCGTTTCTTGACCGCGGCCCAGAACGTAAACCTTCAAAACGTCCTATCGCGACAGGCTTAATGCTTCTAGGAGTTGCTGCAACGATTTTCTTAACATGGGAATCAGTTGTACAGCACGATTGGGAAGCGGATGCTAAACAAGGTAAGATTGTTGAAGAAGTTGCATTTGATGCGGAAGCAGAAGGCTACAAAATCCTTCAAGCAAATACTTGTTTAACCTGTCATGGTGAAAACTTAACAGGTAATGGGGCACTTGCTCCACCTTTAGTTAACTTAAATTTAACTAAGGAAGAGATTATGAACATTGCTGTTAATGGTACAGAAAGCGGAAAAATGCCTGCTGGTCTATACACTGGAACTGATGAAGAGCTTGAAAAACTTGCAGATTTCCTAGTTGAATTAGGTACAGGTGCTGAATAA
- the qcrB gene encoding menaquinol-cytochrome c reductase cytochrome b subunit, with the protein MLNKIYDWVDERLDITPMWRDIADHEVPEHVNPAHHFSAFVYCFGGLTFFVTVIQILSGMFLTMYYVPDIKNAWESVYYLQNEVAFGQIVRGMHHWGASLVIVMMFLHTLRVFFQGAYKKPRELNWVVGVLIFFVMLGLGFTGYLLPWDMKALFATKVGLQIAEATPLIGTQIKTLLAGHPEIVGAQTLTRFFAIHVFFLPAALFGLMAAHFVMIRKQGISGPL; encoded by the coding sequence ATGCTTAATAAGATATATGACTGGGTTGATGAGCGTTTAGATATTACTCCTATGTGGCGTGATATTGCTGATCATGAAGTTCCGGAACACGTTAACCCTGCACATCATTTCTCTGCGTTCGTTTATTGTTTTGGCGGATTAACTTTCTTTGTTACCGTTATTCAAATTTTATCTGGGATGTTCCTAACAATGTATTATGTACCAGATATTAAGAATGCTTGGGAATCTGTTTACTATCTACAAAATGAAGTGGCATTTGGTCAAATTGTCCGCGGAATGCACCACTGGGGAGCAAGTTTGGTAATCGTAATGATGTTCCTACATACTCTTCGTGTTTTCTTCCAAGGCGCATACAAAAAGCCACGTGAATTAAACTGGGTAGTTGGGGTATTAATTTTCTTTGTTATGTTAGGATTAGGATTTACAGGATATCTATTACCTTGGGATATGAAGGCTTTATTTGCAACAAAAGTAGGATTACAGATTGCAGAGGCTACTCCATTAATAGGTACTCAAATTAAAACGTTACTAGCTGGACATCCTGAAATTGTTGGTGCACAAACACTAACAAGATTCTTTGCGATTCATGTATTCTTCTTACCAGCAGCCTTATTTGGTTTAATGGCGGCTCACTTTGTTATGATTCGTAAACAAGGTATCTCTGGTCCACTATAA
- a CDS encoding ubiquinol-cytochrome c reductase iron-sulfur subunit, whose amino-acid sequence MSEKKHRVSRRQFLNYTLTGVGGFMAAGMLMPMVRFAVDPVLRPAAEQDLVQVVSVDEITTEPQRFDFKIDQIDAWYESVEPRSAWVFKDESGNIVALSPVCKHLGCVVDWNTDPANQNMFFCPCHYGLYEKDGTNVPGTPPIAPLDVFVHEVKDGYLYLGKAKPRGGA is encoded by the coding sequence ATGAGCGAGAAAAAACACCGTGTATCAAGACGTCAATTCCTTAACTATACCCTTACTGGTGTAGGTGGATTTATGGCTGCTGGAATGCTAATGCCTATGGTTCGTTTTGCAGTGGATCCAGTATTAAGACCTGCAGCTGAGCAGGACCTTGTACAAGTAGTGAGTGTTGATGAAATCACAACTGAACCACAACGTTTCGACTTTAAAATTGATCAAATTGATGCTTGGTATGAATCAGTAGAACCAAGATCTGCATGGGTGTTTAAAGATGAAAGTGGTAACATAGTTGCACTGTCACCTGTCTGTAAACACTTAGGTTGTGTTGTTGACTGGAATACTGATCCAGCAAACCAAAATATGTTCTTCTGTCCGTGTCACTATGGTTTATATGAGAAAGATGGAACGAATGTACCTGGAACACCACCTATTGCACCTTTAGACGTGTTTGTACACGAAGTAAAGGATGGCTATTTATACTTAGGAAAAGCGAAACCACGAGGAGGGGCGTAA
- a CDS encoding YpiF family protein, translating to MKWVTRDMDLYLQAKEYVDTAVIPLVPATWDHDVKTTVAMGEFITILTNEMERQFKGRIILFPPFTYTARESVESRIERLTTWTSELSEKGMKYFFFVSSDSVWKQSEEKLETGSLIWLPSLPLEYVEEKYKQAMLQDQMKQLITIFMSIWQKS from the coding sequence ATGAAGTGGGTTACGAGAGATATGGATTTATATTTGCAAGCCAAGGAATATGTAGATACTGCTGTTATACCCTTAGTTCCTGCAACGTGGGATCATGATGTGAAGACAACAGTTGCCATGGGAGAGTTCATTACGATCCTCACAAACGAGATGGAAAGACAATTTAAAGGAAGAATAATTCTTTTTCCACCTTTTACATATACCGCCCGCGAAAGTGTAGAGTCTCGAATTGAGAGGTTAACTACTTGGACTTCGGAGTTATCAGAGAAAGGGATGAAATACTTCTTTTTTGTCTCGTCTGATAGTGTATGGAAACAATCCGAGGAAAAATTGGAAACTGGTTCCTTAATCTGGTTACCTAGTTTACCGCTTGAATATGTTGAAGAAAAATATAAACAAGCTATGCTTCAAGACCAGATGAAACAATTAATTACTATATTTATGTCAATCTGGCAAAAAAGTTAG
- a CDS encoding YpiB family protein, producing MTTPVSVNEKKDFIRWFLNNYQLKRRECVWILNYLMSHDQLMKNVHFVEQAQYCPRGIIMSTHCVDDVPFRFYKENVMTTDAEKSFHDIRLNRDEEIYIQLNFRSSFHSPQYVAVLEENPYMPKHLQVNEKDEMIAERFLELSIQTFQKQKLLKLIDEALDKQNIAEFNRLTDQLKKYTT from the coding sequence ATGACTACCCCTGTATCTGTCAACGAGAAGAAAGATTTTATTCGCTGGTTTCTGAATAACTATCAATTAAAAAGAAGAGAATGTGTTTGGATTTTAAACTACTTAATGAGTCATGATCAGTTAATGAAAAATGTACATTTTGTTGAACAGGCACAATATTGTCCAAGAGGGATCATCATGTCCACGCATTGTGTGGATGATGTGCCATTCCGATTCTACAAGGAAAATGTAATGACCACTGACGCAGAGAAATCCTTCCATGATATTCGTTTGAATCGTGATGAAGAAATCTACATCCAATTAAATTTTCGTTCTTCCTTTCATTCGCCGCAATATGTAGCGGTGCTAGAAGAAAATCCATACATGCCAAAACATCTCCAAGTCAACGAAAAGGATGAAATGATTGCAGAAAGATTCCTTGAATTATCCATACAAACATTTCAGAAACAAAAGTTACTAAAACTAATTGATGAAGCATTAGATAAGCAAAATATTGCCGAGTTTAACAGGTTAACAGACCAACTGAAAAAATACACAACATGA
- a CDS encoding tetratricopeptide repeat protein, protein MNNLDVAIDLVDNGEIEKGLESLDEILKSCDDQEKYIIAEHFYRWGFLERAKKVVEILHEFYPSESDLTLLLADILIDLDEEEDAIEALNLITEDDPSYVQALLLLGDLYQMQGLFEVCEQKLLLAKKKLPNEPIIDFALAEFYLSQGDYKKSSILYKEVVKEQEIIGGVNVNSRIAESLSAAGEFEEALPFYRLAVSDKPDIDTLFRYGFTAYQAAQYKTAIEAFLQLKEMDPEYTSLYLYLSKAYEQEGMLEESYRMSMDGLKMDDFNKELHLYAAKISMKIGKSAEVEKHLREAIALDPGYFEAIHMLTKFLFNEERYEEVLECIELVSSYGEYDPQFDWDLAHAKNKLEQFSDALNHYRHAYTSFKDDVEFLEEYGYFLLEEGKREDSIQLFKRLMALDPTRVDIEEMLLGLE, encoded by the coding sequence ATGAATAACTTAGATGTAGCAATTGATTTAGTAGATAATGGTGAAATTGAAAAAGGACTTGAAAGCCTCGATGAGATTCTAAAAAGTTGTGATGATCAAGAAAAATATATAATTGCAGAACATTTCTATAGATGGGGTTTTCTTGAAAGAGCAAAAAAAGTTGTAGAAATTCTTCATGAATTCTACCCAAGTGAAAGTGATTTAACTCTACTTTTAGCAGATATCCTAATTGATTTGGACGAGGAAGAAGATGCAATTGAAGCTTTAAACTTAATAACTGAAGATGATCCTTCCTACGTTCAAGCACTGTTACTCTTAGGAGATCTGTATCAAATGCAAGGGTTATTTGAGGTTTGTGAACAAAAGTTACTGCTTGCTAAGAAAAAGCTTCCAAATGAACCAATCATTGACTTTGCGTTGGCTGAGTTTTATTTAAGTCAAGGGGATTATAAGAAGAGTAGTATCTTATACAAAGAGGTGGTTAAAGAGCAGGAGATTATTGGAGGTGTAAATGTTAACAGCCGGATTGCTGAAAGCTTAAGTGCTGCTGGGGAGTTTGAAGAGGCTCTACCATTTTATCGTCTAGCAGTAAGTGATAAACCTGACATTGACACATTGTTTCGTTATGGTTTCACTGCCTATCAGGCAGCTCAGTATAAGACGGCAATCGAGGCTTTCCTTCAACTTAAAGAAATGGACCCAGAATATACATCCCTGTACTTATATTTAAGTAAAGCTTATGAACAAGAGGGGATGCTTGAAGAAAGTTATAGAATGTCAATGGACGGCTTGAAGATGGATGACTTTAATAAGGAACTTCATCTATATGCTGCTAAAATATCCATGAAAATTGGTAAATCAGCAGAAGTTGAAAAGCATTTGAGGGAAGCAATTGCATTAGACCCTGGATATTTTGAAGCAATTCATATGTTAACAAAGTTCTTATTCAATGAAGAACGATACGAAGAAGTATTGGAGTGTATTGAGTTGGTTTCATCTTACGGGGAGTATGATCCTCAGTTTGATTGGGATTTGGCCCATGCAAAAAACAAATTAGAACAATTTTCTGACGCATTAAATCATTATCGTCATGCATATACTTCTTTTAAGGATGATGTAGAGTTTCTAGAGGAGTATGGATATTTTCTACTTGAGGAAGGAAAACGTGAGGATTCTATTCAATTATTTAAACGTTTGATGGCACTCGACCCAACAAGGGTAGATATTGAGGAAATGTTACTTGGTTTAGAATGA
- the aroA gene encoding 3-phosphoshikimate 1-carboxyvinyltransferase: MQIKQLHTKVNKLSGSITIPGDKSISHRAVMFGSIAHGKTTVLNFLEGEDCLSTIDCFRKMGVDISKESDSVVVNGRGFEKLQEPTDILNVGNSGTTTRLLLGMLAGTPFHSCLIGDESIAKRPMKRVTNPLREMGAFIDGREDGNYTPISIRGGTLKPIQYNSPVASAQVKSAILLAGLQCEGTTSVTEPHKSRDHTERMLRAFGGEIEENGLTCSITGGQQLRAIDIHVPGDISSAAFFLVAGAIVPNSSITLHRVGLNPTRTGIIDVLKEMGADLTIENEKIEHYEPVGDITIKTSSLTGIEISGDIIPRLIDEIPIIALLATQASGDTIIKDASELKVKETNRIDTVVSELTKLGASIESTEDGMIIHGQQGSLVGTTVDSYGDHRIGMMLAIAACIAEGQMTLKDPDAIAVSYPMFFDHLNSLIG; this comes from the coding sequence ATGCAAATAAAGCAGTTACATACAAAAGTAAACAAGCTTTCTGGGTCAATAACAATACCTGGAGATAAATCAATTTCACATCGAGCAGTTATGTTTGGATCAATTGCACATGGTAAAACAACAGTCTTAAATTTTTTAGAAGGTGAAGATTGTTTGAGTACAATCGATTGTTTTCGAAAAATGGGAGTCGATATCTCAAAGGAATCTGATTCTGTTGTAGTAAATGGACGTGGGTTTGAGAAACTTCAAGAACCAACTGATATTTTAAACGTAGGTAATTCAGGTACAACTACTAGACTTCTTCTAGGAATGTTAGCGGGAACCCCCTTCCATAGTTGTCTTATTGGAGATGAATCGATTGCGAAGAGGCCGATGAAGAGAGTTACAAATCCACTGCGCGAGATGGGTGCTTTTATAGATGGACGTGAGGATGGAAATTATACCCCAATTTCTATTCGTGGAGGAACGTTAAAGCCTATTCAATACAACTCTCCGGTTGCAAGTGCTCAGGTAAAGTCTGCTATTCTTTTGGCAGGGTTACAATGTGAAGGGACAACTTCCGTCACCGAACCACACAAAAGCAGAGACCATACAGAAAGAATGCTTCGAGCTTTTGGTGGGGAAATTGAGGAAAATGGATTGACATGCTCTATAACTGGAGGGCAACAGCTTCGTGCGATTGACATACATGTACCAGGCGATATTTCTTCTGCAGCCTTCTTTCTAGTGGCTGGAGCAATTGTACCTAACAGCTCAATAACCTTACATAGAGTTGGCCTAAACCCAACGAGAACAGGTATTATTGATGTTTTAAAAGAGATGGGAGCAGACCTAACCATTGAAAATGAAAAAATTGAACATTATGAACCAGTCGGAGATATTACGATAAAAACCTCATCCTTAACAGGGATTGAAATTTCTGGTGATATTATTCCGAGGTTAATAGATGAAATACCTATTATCGCACTACTTGCTACACAAGCATCAGGGGATACGATAATTAAAGATGCTAGCGAGTTAAAGGTAAAGGAAACAAACCGAATTGATACAGTTGTATCTGAACTAACCAAATTAGGAGCTTCAATCGAATCCACTGAAGATGGAATGATTATTCATGGTCAACAAGGGAGTTTAGTGGGAACGACAGTCGATAGCTACGGAGACCACCGAATTGGTATGATGCTAGCAATCGCTGCATGCATTGCCGAAGGACAAATGACCCTAAAAGACCCCGACGCAATTGCAGTATCCTACCCGATGTTTTTCGATCACTTAAATTCATTAATAGGTTAA
- a CDS encoding histidinol-phosphate transaminase, with the protein MKVKNQLLQLKPYQPGKSVDAVKKEYGLEKITKLASNENPFGTSEKAKMAIFNCVDSLGSYPDGYSTNVREKVAQHLGVDGSQLIFGNGSDEVIQIICRSYLAAGKNTVTAWPTFPQYRHNAIIEGAEVREVPLLNGKHDLEGMLAIVDNDTSVVWVCNPNNPSGTYVDNQELISFLNRVPSHVLVVVDEAYFEYATAEDYPQTVKLLDNYPNLIILRTFSKAYGLAALRIGYGIGSSQLIREIEPAREPFNNNKLAQVAAAAAMEDQEFILDCKRKNKEGLEQYYAFCSKHKLSFYKSEGNFILIDFNRQGDEVFQYLLERGYIVRSGNALGFPTAIRITIGTQEQNDGIISTLTEMLEENNVVC; encoded by the coding sequence ATGAAAGTAAAAAATCAGTTATTACAATTAAAGCCTTACCAGCCTGGGAAATCAGTTGATGCAGTTAAAAAGGAATACGGTTTAGAAAAAATCACCAAACTTGCATCAAATGAGAACCCTTTTGGAACCTCTGAGAAAGCAAAAATGGCTATATTTAATTGCGTTGATTCACTAGGATCTTATCCAGATGGATACTCTACAAACGTTAGAGAAAAAGTGGCACAACATTTAGGTGTTGATGGATCACAGCTTATCTTTGGTAATGGTTCAGATGAAGTTATTCAAATCATTTGTCGTTCGTACTTAGCTGCTGGAAAAAATACAGTTACAGCTTGGCCGACATTTCCACAGTATCGTCATAACGCAATTATCGAAGGGGCTGAGGTTCGTGAGGTACCATTGCTAAATGGTAAACATGACTTAGAAGGTATGCTTGCCATAGTAGATAATGACACAAGTGTTGTATGGGTATGTAATCCTAACAATCCTTCTGGAACTTATGTTGACAATCAAGAACTTATCTCATTTTTAAATAGAGTACCTAGTCATGTATTAGTTGTAGTAGATGAGGCTTACTTTGAATATGCAACAGCAGAGGACTATCCACAAACGGTAAAGCTTTTAGATAATTATCCGAACCTAATTATATTAAGAACCTTCTCCAAGGCTTATGGATTAGCGGCATTAAGAATTGGCTATGGTATTGGTAGCAGTCAACTAATAAGAGAAATAGAACCCGCACGAGAGCCCTTTAATAATAATAAATTAGCACAAGTTGCAGCGGCTGCCGCAATGGAAGATCAAGAATTTATTCTAGACTGCAAACGTAAAAACAAAGAGGGCTTAGAACAATATTACGCATTTTGCTCAAAGCATAAACTTTCCTTTTATAAATCAGAAGGCAACTTTATATTAATTGATTTTAATAGGCAAGGCGATGAAGTATTTCAGTACTTATTAGAAAGAGGCTATATTGTTAGGTCAGGGAATGCTTTAGGCTTTCCAACAGCAATTAGAATTACGATAGGTACTCAAGAACAAAATGATGGAATAATTAGTACATTAACAGAGATGCTTGAAGAAAATAATGTAGTTTGTTAA
- a CDS encoding tryptophan synthase subunit alpha, with amino-acid sequence MHKNLFIPFIVAGDPSPDATIDLALALQEVGADVIEIGIPYSDPLADGPVIQRAAARSLKNGTTLKSSLELIGKMRKKGLKIPVVVFTYFNPVLQLGEESFFALARENEVDGLLIPDLPFEESEDLRLACRENGIEFISMIAPTSTSRIEKIAKSAQGFLYCVSSLGVTGVRDSLNTEVYSFLNQVKRFSKVPVVVGFGISTDSQVKALQDHCEGIVIGSAIVNKIEMLENRLLHEDTRKEALEEFSSYIGSIISPITRLGV; translated from the coding sequence ATGCATAAAAATTTGTTTATACCATTCATTGTAGCCGGTGACCCTTCTCCAGATGCAACAATAGACCTTGCTTTAGCATTGCAAGAAGTTGGGGCAGATGTTATTGAAATAGGTATACCTTATTCTGACCCACTTGCTGACGGACCTGTTATTCAAAGAGCAGCAGCGAGATCATTGAAGAACGGCACTACTTTAAAGAGTTCTCTTGAATTAATCGGAAAAATGAGAAAAAAAGGTTTGAAAATTCCCGTTGTAGTCTTTACGTATTTTAATCCTGTGCTACAATTAGGAGAAGAATCCTTTTTCGCTTTAGCGCGAGAAAATGAAGTAGATGGTTTATTAATTCCAGACCTCCCATTTGAAGAAAGTGAAGACCTTCGCCTAGCGTGCAGGGAGAACGGAATTGAATTTATATCAATGATTGCACCAACTTCGACTAGCCGTATTGAGAAGATTGCAAAAAGCGCGCAGGGTTTCCTTTATTGTGTTTCTTCTCTTGGTGTGACCGGAGTAAGAGATAGTTTAAATACGGAAGTATATTCCTTCTTAAATCAGGTTAAAAGGTTTAGTAAAGTACCTGTAGTGGTTGGTTTTGGGATTTCAACTGATTCCCAAGTTAAAGCCTTACAAGACCATTGTGAAGGAATCGTTATTGGTAGTGCAATTGTGAACAAAATTGAAATGCTCGAAAATAGATTACTACATGAAGACACAAGAAAAGAGGCCCTTGAGGAGTTCAGTAGTTATATCGGCTCGATCATTTCACCTATTACTCGTTTAGGGGTGTAA
- the trpB gene encoding tryptophan synthase subunit beta, translating into MKQVPDHRGRFGDFGGKFVPETLMQPLEEIEQALNEALKDPSFSIDYHAILKEYSGRPTALTFAENISKKIGGAKIYLKREDLNHTGAHKINNAIGQALLAKRMGKSKIIAETGAGQHGVAAATVAARFGLECKVFMGEEDIKRQQLNVFRMELLGATVEPVTSGSKTLKDATNEAIRYWVQHCHDHFYMIGSVVGPHPYPKMVRDFQRIIGDEAKRQFLAREGNLPTSVIACVGGGSNAIGMFYPFIQDDVKLIGVEAAGKGVSTNQHAATITKGTKGIIHGSLTYLLQDENGQIIEPYSISAGLDYPGVGPEHSYLASIGRVQYQSITDKEALDALQLLAREEGIIPAIESAHALAKAFQLAKEMDAKETILVCLSGRGDKDVYSLVEHLKGGEGIESNLLSETIHA; encoded by the coding sequence ATGAAACAAGTTCCAGATCATAGAGGAAGGTTTGGGGATTTTGGAGGAAAGTTTGTTCCAGAAACATTAATGCAACCTTTAGAAGAGATTGAACAAGCATTAAATGAAGCATTAAAGGATCCTTCATTTTCAATAGATTATCACGCAATTTTGAAAGAATATTCAGGGAGGCCAACAGCATTAACCTTTGCGGAAAACATCAGCAAGAAAATAGGTGGTGCGAAAATTTACCTGAAGCGTGAGGATTTGAATCATACTGGTGCACATAAAATCAATAATGCCATTGGCCAGGCACTTTTAGCAAAAAGGATGGGTAAGAGTAAAATAATTGCTGAGACTGGGGCAGGTCAGCATGGCGTAGCTGCCGCAACGGTTGCTGCACGATTTGGGTTGGAATGTAAGGTCTTTATGGGAGAAGAAGATATAAAAAGGCAACAATTAAATGTTTTTCGTATGGAACTATTAGGAGCAACGGTTGAACCAGTTACTAGTGGAAGTAAAACATTAAAGGATGCTACAAATGAGGCTATTCGATATTGGGTCCAGCATTGTCATGATCATTTTTATATGATTGGTTCCGTAGTTGGCCCCCATCCATATCCGAAAATGGTTCGTGATTTTCAACGGATTATAGGTGATGAGGCTAAAAGACAATTTCTTGCTAGGGAAGGGAATCTACCTACTTCAGTCATTGCTTGTGTAGGGGGAGGAAGTAATGCAATTGGTATGTTTTACCCTTTCATACAGGACGATGTGAAGCTAATCGGTGTTGAAGCTGCAGGAAAAGGAGTTTCAACAAACCAACATGCAGCAACCATTACGAAAGGAACAAAAGGAATCATCCATGGGTCTTTAACTTATTTATTACAGGATGAGAATGGTCAAATCATTGAGCCATACTCCATTTCAGCGGGGCTAGATTATCCAGGGGTAGGACCAGAACATTCTTATTTGGCGAGTATAGGAAGGGTACAGTATCAAAGTATTACAGATAAAGAGGCTTTGGACGCTCTCCAATTACTGGCGAGAGAAGAGGGAATCATTCCTGCAATTGAATCTGCACATGCTTTGGCAAAGGCCTTTCAATTAGCTAAGGAAATGGACGCAAAAGAGACGATACTTGTTTGCCTTTCGGGTAGAGGGGACAAAGATGTTTATTCATTAGTTGAACATTTGAAAGGAGGAGAAGGAATTGAGTCTAACCTATTATCAGAAACAATCCATGCATAA
- a CDS encoding phosphoribosylanthranilate isomerase, which translates to MLKVKLKYCGNKSLNDLQVSCNSNADYIGVIFADSKRKVHAEDLSRWLEQVDLQTKELVGVFVNESVDEIANVVSKVPLSIIQCHGTESPEQLIEIKSIINLPIWKAIHHSDDALQVMGNLRGIVDGFVIDSKVKGMWGGTGITFDWNRVGDYIAEAESQGVPCFIAGGIIPENITTLLQFHPKGIDLSSGIEVDGIKNKRLIRELEERLGLYETSSRS; encoded by the coding sequence ATGTTGAAAGTTAAGCTTAAATATTGTGGCAATAAATCACTAAATGATTTACAAGTATCTTGTAATAGTAATGCAGATTATATTGGTGTTATTTTTGCAGATAGCAAAAGAAAAGTTCATGCAGAAGATTTGTCTCGGTGGTTAGAACAAGTAGATCTTCAAACAAAAGAGTTGGTAGGGGTATTTGTTAATGAATCAGTAGATGAAATAGCAAATGTTGTTTCAAAGGTACCCTTATCTATCATTCAATGTCATGGTACTGAAAGTCCGGAACAACTTATTGAAATTAAATCGATTATAAATTTACCAATATGGAAAGCTATCCATCATTCAGATGATGCACTGCAGGTTATGGGTAATTTACGAGGAATTGTTGATGGATTCGTCATAGATAGTAAAGTAAAAGGAATGTGGGGCGGAACAGGTATTACTTTTGATTGGAATAGAGTAGGAGATTACATTGCCGAAGCCGAATCACAAGGAGTTCCTTGTTTTATCGCAGGTGGAATTATACCTGAGAACATTACGACATTATTACAATTTCATCCTAAAGGGATTGATCTTTCTAGTGGGATAGAGGTTGATGGAATTAAAAATAAACGATTAATTAGGGAATTAGAAGAAAGGTTGGGATTATATGAAACAAGTTCCAGATCATAG